GCATGTGGAGTGTGGCATACTGCTGCTGTAGTTGAAGTTATCGTCACACAGTCTAGTGCTAGTGTTTCATCTGGAAAATTATTTACTTGGGGAGATGGAGACAAAAGTCGTCTTGGACATGGTGATAAAGAACCTCGGCTGGAGCCTACTTGTGTGCCTGCACTTATTGATTACAATTTTCACAAGATTGCTTGTGGGCATAGTTTAACCGTCTGCTTGACCACATCTGGTCACGTCTTTACAATGGGAAGTACCGTGTATGGACAACTTGGAAATCCTTACTCTGATGGGAAGTTACCTTGCCTGGTAGAAGACAAACTTTCTGGTGAAATTGTCGAAGATATTGCTTCTGGTTCATACCATGTGGCTGTGTTGACGTCCAAAAATGAGGTTTATACGTGGGGAAAAGGAGCCAATGGGAGGTTAGGTCATGGGGATGTAGAGGACCGGAAAGCCCCTACTTTGGTTGAAGCGTTGAAGGACAGACATGTGAAATATATTGCTTGTGGTTCTAATTACAGTGCTGCAATATGTCTTCACAAATGGGTTTCTGGTGCTGAGCAGTCTCAGTGTTCAGCCTGTAGACAGGCTTTTGGGTTCACAAGGAAAAGGCACAATTGCTACAACTGCGGACTTGTGCATTGCCATGCATGTACTTCAAGAAAAGCAATAAGGGCAGCATTGGCTCCAAATCCAAACAAACCGTATCGTGTATGTGATTCTTGTTTTACAAAACTGAGCAAGGTGGCTGAGATTGGAATCAATAACAGGAGAAGTGCTGGACCTCGCCTTTCCGGTGAGAACAAGGACCGGTTGGACAAGGCTGAGTTACGATCAGTGAAATCAGGAATGCCACCAAATCTTGATTTAATCAAGCAGCTAGATAGTAAAGCAGTCAAACAAGGTAAAAAAGCTGATACGTTTTCCTTGGGTCGTTCCTCTCAAGCTCCTTTGTTACAGCTGAAAGATGTAGTTTTGTCGACCGCTGGTGATCTGCGTTGGGCAGTTCCAAAACCAGTTATTACCCAATCGGGTGTTAGTTCCAGATCTGTATCACCTTTCTCTAGGAAGGCAAGTCCACCGCGTTCAGCCACACCAGTACCTACCACAGCAGGACTTTCGTTCTCCAAAAGTGTTGCTGATAGTTTGAAAAAGACCAATGAGCTTTTAAATCAGGAAGTTCATAAATTACGGGCCCAGGTATGTTAAGATCTCTGTAGGTGTTTTACGTTTTGCCTGAGTTATATGGTATTTCCTATTTCCTTCTAACTGATGTAATTTTCTGTGACTTAGGTCGAGAACCTGAGACATCGTTGTGAACTTCAGGAGATGGAGCTtcagaaatcaacaaaaaaaGCCCAGGAAGCAATGGTTTTGGCGGCAGAGGAATCTGCTAAATGCAAAGCTGCAAAAGACGTTATAAAATCGCTGACGGCGCAGGTTTGCTCATACATTTCATGTATTTTCACCCCCACACAAAAAAATACATACTGTACATGTTTATGCATatgtatttgtatatatatatgtatatacacgCACACATATATGCATTCTTTTCAAATTGAAAAAATGCTGGTTCAAGTTTTCATTTAGGTCTATTGCTTAATGACCAATTCTCCCTTTGGacccttgttttttttttgtgctgAATGCAAAGGTGCTTCTTTCctgttattttctctttttacagCTCAAAGACATGGCTGAAAGGTTGCCACCTGGGGCTTATGACGTAGAGAGCCTTAAACTAGCTTACCTACCAAATGGTGTGGACGTGAATGGCATTCACTATCCTGATGCAAATGGGGAACGCCATTCTAGATCTGATTCTGTCGCTAGCTCTTATATGGCCTCTCAAACCAGCATGGACTTAAGTACATTTGGAATGCAAAGCCCCAGCAAATCGCAAAGGGATTCTAGCAGCATTGAAGCTATTACAAGCAATCAAATTCTAACCCCAAATGGTATAGATGATCGAGCTGAAGTTAGACTGCCTAATGGCAGTGGGGCAGAGGTGCGCATCAATAGTGCCTCTGAAGCCGTTGATAATAATAAAGACTCTGGGCCTTTACAAGACAATGAAAATGGACTGCAACCAAGAAATTCTCTGCCTCCTGGCAATCCTAACCAAATTGAAGCTGAATGGATTGAGCAATACGAGCCTGGAGTGTATATAACACTCGTAGCTCTTCGAGATGGCACTAGAGATCTGAAACGTGTACGCTTCAGGTAATTGGCTTGATCACTTTTCGTGACTGATTTTGCTCAATTTACGAAAGATATAAAGTGGTCctcgttattgttgttgttattgtttccaCAACACCATTGGAGAAATATCCGATTTTTTTGGAAAAGTAGCTGTATTATCTATTGATCAATGTGTTTTATGCTCAGAAAACATTGCTTACAATGATTCTGATATAATAGTTCTTCTGTAATTGAATTCTACAGCCGCAGAAGATTCGGGGAGCACCAAGCAGAGACTTGGTGGTCGGAGAACCGGGAAAAAGTTTACGAGAGATATAATGTTCGTGGGTCAGACAAGTCATCCGTTACAGGCCAGGCTGCTCGGAAGTCTGAAGGGGCACTCTCTCCGTCTTCCCAAATTTAGCAATTCGTTTAGATATCTTTATTTTtagcttcttttcttcttcttttctttttctactttttggtAATGGTGGGTGCTGATTGCTCGTCAAATTATTAGGGGGGGAGAGCCAAAACCCTTCAACTTCCGTTCTGACCATATTCCACAAATTCCTCGACCTTTCTCTTTTGTGTTACTTTTTTGGTTCAATCTTAGTTCCTTGGGCGTCCCACcccttttaattatttgttgtaTTGTAGTGTATATAATAGTATCAATCAATTATATTTGTTGCCTAGCAGGACCCGCCTCATTTCTCCTTTATTTTTGTTTGTCTTCTTTTAGGCCGACCTTACCTGTTGGGAATATACTTGGTGGGTCTGTTGTTACTGTTGTCGTCGTCTTTTAGGCTGAAAACTGATCCTATAAGCACAGACGGTAAAGAGTCTGAGAGTCAGATGGAAATGAATTTTGGAGAGATGATTTCCGTTATCTGTTTGGATGAGTTGGGATAAAAAGAGGGATATAATGCACTTTTAGACTTTTGCAAAGAAATGCTATCGAGCTATGAGATCATGGCGCTTATAATTAAAGAAGTTCAGTCATGAATTTATTCTCATGTAGGAGAGAGCACGCGTTGAACAAGTGCAAGTAACGTTAAATAgtgaattttttaaaaagattagGTCAACTATTATAGAAGCATTTATTAGTAGTGGGTACAATACTTTCAACTCAATCTGTTGCGCCAAATTCTACTTTTttcattttccccattttttcTAAGAGGTCATCCTACTACACGTGACAAGTTCTTAGTTGACTAGGCAATAACAATCCCTAAAACACCAGCGGAATGACCAGTCCAATGGCCGGTTTTTTGCTAAAAGCCTCGAGTTTGTCAGTTGATGGAACTTTGAAATAAAGTGATTGGTTGTCTTTGATTTGGACGTGATGAGACGATAAATTCATGCACGAGATTcatcattattttatttgtttgtcATTGTGTTATAATAATGATGTTCGTCTAAAAGTTCTATTGCAGTAGAAGAAATCAATTGCTGAAACAGTGAAGAATTGTAGCAGCTGTAATAGCAGTTGAATTTATTGGATTACTTAAATTTTTCGACAATATAATTGTCTATGACACTGAATTGAATCACAAGCATCTCTATGCGCTATGTTTTTCATTGACTCTGTAAAATCACAAATTTTTGACCGGGTCATATGGTGTACTATTAATGTGTACtgaattatatatattatatatataccaatcCGTAATTTTTTTTACAGATCGCCTAAAGGATAATTTAAGTTATACAACGCCTAATTCTTTCAAGATCCAGGATTTCAATTTGCATAGGATGAAAACCAAGTGTTGCTTGCAAGAGAAGAAGATATGTCAAAATTGACTAAGTTATATAATATAAAACAATAAAGATATAGTAGCACTTTCTCGGgttccaattattattattattattattatttattttttttttatccttATTGTTCTAATTACTGGagtattaaataattaaatgagaCGTTTAAGAGAGTGATAAATGACAGTTCAGATAAATATTCTAGTGATTAAGGTTATTAGCTATTTTTCTTAAGTAATGAGTAATAATTTTGAGGATGATAAGACCGCAGTAATTTTGATACTTATTACAATAGAATAGGGGTGTACATGagtcgggttggttcgaattttttgattatcaaaccaaaccagttatatcgggttattaaatctaaagaccaaaccaaactaataaaAGTCGGATTTTtaaatctcgatttttctcgtattttttgagttttcgggttgtttcatttttttttcataaagtcttcatagcacaaaatatagaatttgtgctccaaatatttctttaatcctagtaagacagaactatataaggtatttttaataaaataacataaatatgagataaTTCATGACCTTGTACTAAAATATTCGACAATAAAGATGagaaaatcacataaaataaatattattaataagccataatgaaaataaacataatttaaaattactaataagttactaaaataagtacgactaataagtacaattatttacatgattaaacactaaaagaaaaagaagttatacattttatctaaaccatgaaaaaattaaaaaatagatatccatcactattttcattcatagtacaattgaataatatcttttattatcattagtattgatttgattttggtttaggatttatttgagttactaacatttatggattattaaacttattggagcatccaagcttgaaataatacgttaaaagataaaattataaaaaagtttaagaaatatttataaactacactacaataaatattttcatatatTAAATATACTTAAAACTTCTATTAATAtaatatcgggttggtttggtttcggtttgactttttgtagttaaaaccaaaccaaaccaaatatcgtcggttttttttccaacaccaaaccaaactaTAGTTAgatttttttctcggtttgactcgaattaACGAGTTGGTGCGGTTTGTTGGTTTTATTTGTACACACCTACAATAGAAATTACTTGTAAATGACATGacattcaaattccaaatttgcAAAATTTTAGCAGAAGTTTCGTTAGGTAGATGAATAAGCAAATAATGTATGAAACATTAATTGGACTACTTATTTCCACCAAACCATCATGAAAATTTCCCTCCTACTACGACAAacaaattttcaattatatttaaCGACCTTTGACATTGTGCTAATTATTCGTGTAGTCTTACATCTTGATGTTGTAAgcaaataatatagaaaatataaTTTCTTGCATTGTTGTTTATCCGTAAAAcgatacaattgaatttatacttaatttctagacaagtgaattaatttgatcttgaaataatataataattaaagaaatacatAGTACTTAGCCTTGGAATGTAGATGAAATAGCAAAGATAGTGATTTCGTGAACACGATTTCCGAACACAACAATGATGAGATAAAAAACCAAGAAAgtgaaattgtataaagctttgtatagaatataatatatgttcttGGCAGAAATTTCGTGTTCCTTACAATGATAACTcaactcactatttatagctatgtcgaGAGAAGAAGATTttaggatcgtgccctcctttaatgtcaattatgagggtcattgatgaagatgtaacgttgaGCGTAAATGCCAAATTCTTTGTAACAGAACGTCGCTcttaatgttgtagaatattcCTTAGGAAATGCTATCGGACGCAAAGCTTCTAATAcacttttatgaacgttatccgttCCGGTGACAAGCACAGTGACTGCGTTCAGTCCTCAGCCATTCCATCTTGGATTACACGTGTCCTTTTAATCAGCCACGCGTCATATTATATTTAACCCAATACAATTCTTCAGATTTGGTAGCATTGTTTACTTAAAAAAGTCTGTCGTCCAAGACATTTGTACGTAGACTTTCTCTAACCTAATAAAGTTTTCAACTCTCATGCTcttactaattaatttaaaatgatGATTAATGTACTTTTAATTTTAACTTTGGTACTAATAATTCCTTTTTTAAGTTCTTTCAAATAGATGTTGACTTGTCAAAGTATTTGCCAAATTATAAATTTCTCAAACTTAGAACATCATTATAGTGTTATTTAGCTTTATCCAATTCTTTTTACTGATGAAATGTTCtgttaatattttatttgaattttcttTCGAGACTTTGTGTTCCTCTGACCTTTGGTTTTTAATGTTCATGTGCTACATTTGAGGATCATTTATTTGATAGTACTTTAACTAGAGGATATTAAAACCAAAATTTATTGACTTTTCTTCCATGCAATAAtatcaattttcctttcttacgtAATAAACTTTATAAACTGCAACACTGCAAACTTGAAATCATGAAGTCGAACAATTATTAAATTTTGAAGCACGTACGTACAACAACTAAATTATATACCTGATGAAGTATGTACTAGAGGCCGtatattcttcatttattgcgtTTCAGTCCATCAAAAACCAAAcccaatataaaaaaataattcttttcaGTTAATTCATTAAATGATCAGAACATGGAAAAGAATAAAatgttcaaaagaaaaaaaaatcatgaagaagtgcTGTGAATTGCTATAGGCCTTCTCAAAGCCCACCCAAGCCAAGAAAATCAATGGGTTGGGAAAAATTACATATCTTTAACCTCTATCTCCTTTCAAAAATccccccacaaaaaaaaaaaaaaaggctatAAAATCTCTTGTACA
The nucleotide sequence above comes from Nicotiana tabacum cultivar K326 chromosome 12, ASM71507v2, whole genome shotgun sequence. Encoded proteins:
- the LOC107767647 gene encoding PH, RCC1 and FYVE domains-containing protein 1; amino-acid sequence: MADLVSYGDAHRDIDQALIALKKGAQLLKYGRKGKPKFYPFRLSNDESSLVWISSSGEKSLKLASVSRIIPGQRTAVFRRYLRPEKDYLSFSLIYNYGKRSLDLICKDKVEAEFWITGLKALISSGQGGRSKVDGWSDGGLYFDDSRDLTSNSPSSSSVSATKEISSPDASLSSNPNTSPKSYQPYSFVQSERSHVALDQANMQNIQAKGSASDVFRVSVSSAPSTSSHGSAPDDCDALGDVYIWGEVICDNIVKVGPEKNSSSVSTRADVLLPRPLESNVVLDVHHIACGVKHAALVTRQGELFTWGEESGGRLGHGVGKDVTQPRFVESLSFCSVDFVACGEFHTCAVTMAGELYTWGDGTHNAGLLGNGTDVSHWIPKRISGPLEGLQVAAVTCGPWHTALITSTGQLFTFGDGTFGVLGHGDRENILFPREVKSLSGLRTIAVACGVWHTAAVVEVIVTQSSASVSSGKLFTWGDGDKSRLGHGDKEPRLEPTCVPALIDYNFHKIACGHSLTVCLTTSGHVFTMGSTVYGQLGNPYSDGKLPCLVEDKLSGEIVEDIASGSYHVAVLTSKNEVYTWGKGANGRLGHGDVEDRKAPTLVEALKDRHVKYIACGSNYSAAICLHKWVSGAEQSQCSACRQAFGFTRKRHNCYNCGLVHCHACTSRKAIRAALAPNPNKPYRVCDSCFTKLSKVAEIGINNRRSAGPRLSGENKDRLDKAELRSVKSGMPPNLDLIKQLDSKAVKQGKKADTFSLGRSSQAPLLQLKDVVLSTAGDLRWAVPKPVITQSGVSSRSVSPFSRKASPPRSATPVPTTAGLSFSKSVADSLKKTNELLNQEVHKLRAQVENLRHRCELQEMELQKSTKKAQEAMVLAAEESAKCKAAKDVIKSLTAQLKDMAERLPPGAYDVESLKLAYLPNGVDVNGIHYPDANGERHSRSDSVASSYMASQTSMDLSTFGMQSPSKSQRDSSSIEAITSNQILTPNGIDDRAEVRLPNGSGAEVRINSASEAVDNNKDSGPLQDNENGLQPRNSLPPGNPNQIEAEWIEQYEPGVYITLVALRDGTRDLKRVRFSRRRFGEHQAETWWSENREKVYERYNVRGSDKSSVTGQAARKSEGALSPSSQI